The Caldalkalibacillus thermarum DNA window CCCGGTTTGACACAGCAGCCAATATACTGCGTGAAGCCGGGATCAAGGCTAAAGCCGCTTTGGTGGTCAATGGTTTTCAAAGCGCGGATGCCATGGTGGCCGGAGCAGTGGCCTTTAAACAACAGCTGCCTATTTTGCCTGTCCACAAGGATCAGATTCCGGATGTAACCAAACAAAGCATCAACCGTTTGGGACTTGAACGTGTATATCTGGTCGGAGGACAGGCAGTGATCAGTCCGGCCGTCAAACAGGAACTAACGAAGCTGGGTCTGGAAGTGCAGCGGGTGGCTGGGGAGAACCGCTTTGCCACCAGCGTGCAGGTGGCCAATCTGTTTTTTGAACGGCCAACCGGGCTGGTTGTGGTTAATGGGCACGCGCTGGCCGATGCCGTGGGGGCTGCTGTGTACGGTCAACCCATACTGTATACGCAAGTTGACAGCTTGCCTGAAGAAGTGAAGGAGTGGGTCAGCACACAGACCAGGCAGGGCCGTCTAGGCTGGAAGGTGGTTGTTGGCGGGGAACAGGTGGTTGACCAATCCGTCCGGGACACGTTGCGGCAGATGGCCGAGGAGGCTGCCGGAGGTGACGAGGGCTACTGGTTCAGAACAACGCAATTTTATCACAATACTGTAGAGCTTGCTGATTATAATTACAATAATACCATTTATGTCAGCTCTCATTTTGAACCTTATCCATTTCAGGGTGAATTGAGCTGGACGGAAAACCCCTACGACAGCCGCACCTGGCAGCTGTACCTGCACAGTTTGCATCATGTCAGCTATCTGCTGGACGGCTATGTGCTGACCGGTGAACATAAATATCTGGCTAAGGCGGAATGGTATATTCACAGCTGGCGGAAGCACAATGCTGATCCCCGGACGGCAGCAAGCACCATGGCTTGGCATAATCATGCTGCTGCCAACCGGCTGATTACCTTGACGTATTTCTGGCAACAATGGCGGCACAGTCCGCTGTATGATCCGGCTGTGGCTGAAATACTGGTAGAGTTAATGCACAGTCATGCTTCTTATCTGGCCGATGACCGCAATTACAGTCACTATAACCATGGCATTTTTCAAGATAAAGCTTTGCTGCAGTTTGTCACGCTCTTTCCCTGGACAGATCCGCACGATACCTGGCGGGATAAAGCGATCAGCCGTCTGACAGAGCGTTTAAAACAAGATTTGACGCGGGAAGGGGTACATAAGGAGCACAGTCCTAATTATCATTTGCTGTTTTATAACCAGTTTAAGGAGTTGGAGCGGTTTGTCCAATCCCACGGCTTGCCTCTGGTAGACCTGTCAGAACAACTGCGGCTGATGGAACGTTATCTGGCTTATATTGCCAAGCCTAACGGAGAGCTGCCCTTGCTGGGGGACACCCGGAGCATGGAGCTGGCCAGAAGAATGGATGCCGCTGAGGTTGATGAACAGTTGGCCTATGTGCTGACCAGAGGTGCCCAGGGACGTCAGCCACAGGCGCTGGATGTGGTTTATCCAGAAGGGGGTACGGCTGTTTTCCGCAACAGCTGGACGTTTGACAACCAGATCTATATGCTGTTAACTGCCGCTTTTCATTCCGTCATCCACAAACACGCCGACGATCTTTCCTTTGTGCTCAGTCATGGCTGGACAGATTATTTTGTCGATTCCGGGATGTACAACT harbors:
- a CDS encoding cell wall-binding repeat-containing protein, with translation MNKGIKLTVLVVVLVALLVEPFNAGAFDLESRIAGQNRYETSAMIAREVFMQSDTVIIARGDLNNDFADGLTASVLAGALDSPILLTHRNELHPAVAKTIQQMGAKQAYILGGEAAVSRRVEEQVASLVGQVKRIEGQTRFDTAANILREAGIKAKAALVVNGFQSADAMVAGAVAFKQQLPILPVHKDQIPDVTKQSINRLGLERVYLVGGQAVISPAVKQELTKLGLEVQRVAGENRFATSVQVANLFFERPTGLVVVNGHALADAVGAAVYGQPILYTQVDSLPEEVKEWVSTQTRQGRLGWKVVVGGEQVVDQSVRDTLRQMAEEAAGGDEGYWFRTTQFYHNTVELADYNYNNTIYVSSHFEPYPFQGELSWTENPYDSRTWQLYLHSLHHVSYLLDGYVLTGEHKYLAKAEWYIHSWRKHNADPRTAASTMAWHNHAAANRLITLTYFWQQWRHSPLYDPAVAEILVELMHSHASYLADDRNYSHYNHGIFQDKALLQFVTLFPWTDPHDTWRDKAISRLTERLKQDLTREGVHKEHSPNYHLLFYNQFKELERFVQSHGLPLVDLSEQLRLMERYLAYIAKPNGELPLLGDTRSMELARRMDAAEVDEQLAYVLTRGAQGRQPQALDVVYPEGGTAVFRNSWTFDNQIYMLLTAAFHSVIHKHADDLSFVLSHGWTDYFVDSGMYNFEEEDPFRQYLRSVFAHNTIAVGGESYALTNEQAGRSKITGYYLGETYSYVTAEHHLYPAVNIKRSIIHLKPNTFFILDRVKGYKTREVSQLFQIGPEVEIVDKSEAGLHLASRVDDSELFLHQLQPAERLEHYYGQTDPVRGWRSTELNELQPSHSVHFVQTAREAEFQTLFYINETNVVDVAVEGDGVRFMLDNGDTLEVDLNK